From the Nodularia sphaerocarpa UHCC 0038 genome, the window GGACCTCAATGGGTTTATACTTAGGATTGGCAGGTTTGAGAGTCACGCGATCGCCTTGGCGATAAAAACGTTTTAAAGTAGTACCGTATCCATCAACTCTAGCAGCGACGATGGTGCCATTTTTCAACTGGTCTGGTTCTAAGACTGGATGCAGAAATACCAAATCTCCATCGGCGATTAAATCTTCAATCATACTATCGCCAGTTACCCGTAAACCATAGCTTTGGGGAGGTAAGGAAATATTAGAAAAGTCTAAATGATCTATAGCATCATTAAAAGGTTCAATTAAACCACCAGCCGCAATAGTGCCTAAAATTGGGATCCCTTGCTTAACAGGATGCAAAATTTGAATTGTTCG encodes:
- the lexA gene encoding transcriptional repressor LexA gives rise to the protein MERLTEAQQELYNWLVEYIKIHQYSPSIRQMMAAMKLKSPAPIQSRLEHLRTKGYIDWNEGKARTIQILHPVKQGIPILGTIAAGGLIEPFNDAIDHLDFSNISLPPQSYGLRVTGDSMIEDLIADGDLVFLHPVLEPDQLKNGTIVAARVDGYGTTLKRFYRQGDRVTLKPANPKYKPIEVLATQVQVQGSLVGVWRGY